From one Streptomyces sp. SCSIO 30461 genomic stretch:
- a CDS encoding 4-coumarate--CoA ligase family protein, whose product MVFSSEYANVPVVSLPIHDAVLGRAAEYEDTPALIDAAGGMTISYAQLDMFHRRIAAALAEAGVRKGDVLALHSPNTVAYPAVFYAATRAGAAVTTVHPLATAEEFAKQLRDSSARWIVTVSPLLETARRAAELVGGIEEVFVCDEAEGHRSILGMLGSTAAEPEVAIDPADDLAALPYSSGTTGVPKGVMLTHRSIATNLAQLEPLIPMKPGHRILAVLPFFHIYGLTALMNAPLKHGATVVVLPRFDLDHFLAAIEKHRINGLYVAPPIVLALAKHPAVAQYDLSSLEYIVSAAAPLDARLAQACAARLGLPPVLQAYGMTELSPGTHVVPLDAPAPPPGTVGKLLPNTEMRLLSLEDPDRDAAPGDEGEIAIRGPQVMKGYLGRPDATAAMIDADGWVHTGDIGRVDGDGWLFVVDRVKELIKYKGFQVAPAELEALLLTHEHIADAAVIGVYDDDGNEIPKAYVVRQPTADELSPDDVMGYVAERVSPYKKIRRVEFTGEIPRAASGKILRRELRTRESDREKQAKENI is encoded by the coding sequence ATGGTGTTCAGCAGCGAGTACGCGAACGTCCCGGTCGTCTCCCTCCCCATCCATGACGCCGTTCTGGGCCGTGCGGCCGAGTACGAGGACACACCCGCTCTGATCGACGCCGCGGGCGGGATGACGATCAGCTACGCACAGCTCGACATGTTCCACCGGCGCATCGCCGCGGCACTCGCCGAGGCCGGTGTGCGCAAGGGCGACGTACTCGCTCTGCACAGCCCCAACACGGTCGCCTACCCGGCGGTGTTCTACGCCGCCACCCGCGCGGGCGCGGCCGTCACCACCGTGCATCCGCTCGCCACGGCGGAGGAGTTCGCCAAGCAGCTGCGTGACTCCTCCGCCCGCTGGATCGTCACGGTCTCACCATTGCTGGAGACCGCCCGCAGGGCCGCCGAGCTCGTCGGCGGCATCGAGGAGGTCTTCGTCTGCGACGAGGCGGAAGGGCATCGATCGATCCTCGGCATGCTCGGATCCACGGCGGCCGAGCCGGAGGTCGCCATCGACCCGGCCGACGACCTCGCGGCCCTCCCGTACTCATCGGGCACCACCGGCGTCCCCAAGGGCGTCATGCTCACCCACCGCTCCATCGCCACCAACCTGGCCCAGTTGGAGCCGCTCATCCCCATGAAGCCCGGCCACCGCATCCTCGCGGTGTTGCCGTTCTTCCACATCTACGGCCTCACCGCCCTGATGAACGCCCCGCTCAAGCACGGCGCCACCGTCGTGGTGCTGCCCCGCTTCGACCTCGACCATTTCCTCGCGGCGATCGAGAAGCACCGCATCAACGGACTCTACGTCGCCCCGCCGATCGTGCTCGCGCTCGCCAAGCACCCGGCCGTGGCGCAGTACGACCTGTCATCGCTCGAGTACATCGTCAGCGCCGCCGCCCCGCTCGACGCCCGGCTCGCACAGGCCTGTGCGGCCCGGCTCGGACTGCCGCCAGTGCTCCAGGCGTACGGCATGACCGAGCTGTCGCCGGGCACCCATGTCGTACCACTGGACGCGCCCGCACCGCCGCCCGGGACGGTCGGCAAGCTGCTGCCCAACACCGAGATGCGGCTGCTGTCCCTGGAGGACCCGGACCGCGACGCCGCGCCCGGCGACGAGGGCGAGATCGCCATCCGCGGACCGCAGGTGATGAAGGGCTACCTCGGGCGCCCCGACGCCACCGCCGCGATGATCGACGCCGACGGTTGGGTGCACACCGGTGACATCGGGCGGGTGGACGGGGACGGCTGGCTGTTCGTGGTCGACCGGGTGAAGGAACTCATCAAGTACAAGGGCTTCCAGGTCGCCCCCGCCGAGCTGGAGGCGCTGCTCCTCACCCATGAGCACATCGCCGACGCCGCTGTGATCGGGGTGTACGACGACGACGGCAACGAGATCCCGAAGGCGTATGTGGTACGCCAGCCCACCGCCGACGAGCTGAGCCCCGATGACGTGATGGGGTATGTGGCCGAACGCGTCTCCCCGTACAAGAAGATCCGCCGCGTCGAGTTCACCGGCGAGATACCGCGAGCCGCGTCCGGCAAGATCCTCCGGCGCGAGCTGCGCACCCGTGAAAGCGACCGCGAGAAGCAAGCGAAGGAGAACATCTGA
- a CDS encoding enoyl-CoA hydratase family protein, translating to MTLVAKASERGIATLALDSPASRNALSARLVGELADALAACGKDPSVRAVVLTHTGTTFSAGADLKEPPSPYTFVALLRQIIELPKPVVARVSGRARAGGLGLIGACDIAVASSASDFAFTEVRIGVAPAVISLPLLPRLEPRAAARHYLTGEVFGAAEAAGMGLLTAVDEDADAAAAPILDGFRKASPVALDATKQLLTARVRETFDRDAEDLVQRSASLFASAEAREGMTAFLERRDPAWVL from the coding sequence ATGACCCTGGTCGCCAAGGCGTCCGAGCGTGGGATAGCCACTCTGGCCCTCGACTCACCGGCCAGCCGCAACGCACTCTCGGCCCGGCTCGTCGGTGAGCTCGCCGACGCCCTGGCGGCCTGCGGGAAGGACCCGTCCGTACGGGCCGTGGTCCTCACCCACACCGGTACGACCTTCAGCGCCGGCGCCGACCTGAAGGAGCCGCCCAGCCCGTACACCTTCGTCGCCCTGTTGCGGCAGATCATCGAGCTGCCCAAGCCGGTGGTGGCGCGGGTGTCGGGGCGGGCGCGGGCCGGCGGCCTCGGCCTGATCGGCGCCTGCGACATCGCGGTGGCCTCGTCGGCGTCGGACTTCGCCTTCACCGAGGTACGCATCGGGGTGGCACCGGCGGTCATCTCGCTGCCGCTGCTGCCCCGTCTGGAACCGCGCGCGGCGGCCCGCCACTACCTCACCGGCGAGGTCTTCGGTGCCGCCGAGGCCGCCGGAATGGGCCTGCTGACCGCGGTGGACGAGGACGCCGACGCCGCCGCGGCCCCCATTCTCGACGGCTTCCGCAAGGCCTCCCCGGTGGCCCTCGACGCGACGAAGCAGCTGCTCACGGCTAGGGTGCGGGAGACCTTCGACCGAGACGCGGAGGACCTGGTCCAGCGTTCGGCTTCGCTCTTCGCCTCGGCGGAGGCGCGCGAGGGGATGACGGCCTTCCTCGAACGACGGGACCCCGCATGGGTGTTGTGA
- a CDS encoding acyl-CoA dehydrogenase family protein yields MGSVIESEEQAALRAAVAALGKRHGSAHATGHDRDALWAEAAKLGYLGVNLPEEYGGGGCGMAELSIVLEELGAAGCPLLMMVVSPAICGTVISRFGTEEQKRAWLPGLADGSRTMAFGITEPDAGSNSHRITTTARRTEDGWVLTGRKVFVSGVDIADATLIVGRAEDARTGSLKACLFIVPRDAPGFSRSKIDMQLDGYEKQFELVLDDVALPHDALVGDEDAGLLQLFAGLNPERIMTAAFGIGMGRYALARAIDYAKERQVWKTPIGAHQAIAHPLATAHIELELARLMMQKAAALYDAGDDIGAGEAANMAKYAAGEACVKAVDQAVHTLGGNGLTREYGLARLITASRVARIAPVSREMVLNYISHQSLGLPKSY; encoded by the coding sequence ATGGGCAGCGTCATCGAGAGCGAAGAACAGGCCGCACTGCGCGCCGCCGTCGCGGCGCTCGGCAAGCGCCATGGATCGGCCCATGCCACCGGCCACGACCGTGACGCCCTGTGGGCCGAGGCCGCCAAGCTGGGCTACCTCGGGGTCAACCTCCCCGAGGAGTACGGCGGCGGTGGCTGCGGCATGGCCGAACTGTCCATCGTGCTGGAGGAGCTCGGCGCGGCCGGCTGCCCGCTGCTGATGATGGTGGTCTCGCCCGCCATCTGCGGCACGGTCATCTCCCGCTTCGGTACCGAGGAGCAGAAGCGGGCGTGGCTGCCGGGGCTCGCCGACGGCAGCCGCACCATGGCCTTCGGCATCACCGAGCCCGACGCCGGCTCCAACTCCCACCGGATCACCACCACGGCGCGCCGTACCGAGGACGGCTGGGTGCTCACCGGCCGCAAGGTGTTCGTGTCGGGCGTCGACATCGCCGACGCGACCCTGATCGTCGGCCGTGCCGAGGACGCCCGTACCGGCAGCCTCAAGGCCTGCCTCTTCATCGTCCCCCGGGACGCTCCCGGATTCAGCCGTTCGAAGATCGATATGCAACTGGACGGCTACGAGAAGCAGTTCGAGCTCGTGCTCGACGATGTCGCACTGCCGCATGACGCACTCGTGGGAGATGAAGACGCCGGGCTTCTCCAGCTCTTCGCCGGGCTCAACCCGGAGCGGATCATGACCGCCGCCTTCGGTATCGGCATGGGCCGCTACGCCCTCGCGCGGGCGATCGACTACGCCAAGGAGCGTCAGGTCTGGAAGACCCCCATCGGCGCTCACCAAGCCATCGCCCACCCGCTCGCCACGGCGCACATCGAGCTGGAGCTGGCGCGACTGATGATGCAGAAGGCCGCGGCGCTGTACGACGCGGGCGACGACATCGGTGCGGGCGAGGCCGCGAACATGGCCAAGTACGCGGCCGGTGAGGCCTGTGTGAAGGCCGTCGACCAGGCCGTGCACACCCTCGGCGGCAACGGCCTCACCCGCGAGTACGGCCTGGCCCGGCTGATCACCGCGTCGCGGGTGGCCAGGATCGCCCCGGTCAGCCGGGAAATGGTCCTCAACTACATATCCCACCAGTCCCTGGGTCTCCCCAAGTCCTACTGA